A region of the Arachis hypogaea cultivar Tifrunner chromosome 15, arahy.Tifrunner.gnm2.J5K5, whole genome shotgun sequence genome:
GCTACGtacttgattgaattgaattcaACATGTCAAAATCTTGTAACAATAATCCAACGCGCAAAAGCTTCTTGAATGTTTACTAGATAACAAATTATAACACAACAAGAAAACCCACGCGTCATCTGACTCGTGGCCAAAGACCTCCAAACAAGCAGTATTTAATTCAAATACACAATATcccaaaatcaaaattcaatgcAATTATGCAATTGTAAGAAATTTCAATGTACTCTGATTTTCTCAACCTAGACATTAGATGATTAGAATAATTCTCAGCTGTCATCTCATTCCCATGCAAAGAGAAAACCAACGTTATTCCTACTATTCTACTTGTAGAAAATAACAACTAATCATATATTATGGTATTAACAAAGGTTATTTTCACATTTAAATCTGACTAGATTATTACGTCAAATTTTGTCcatgaatcaaaattaaacttgttagaaataaataaataaataaatacctcCACGGTTAATGAGCTCCTTGATCCGACCCACAATATGCAAATAGCCGTCAGAATCAAAGTAACCAAGATCACCGGTATGGAACCAATCAAACTGAAACGCCGCCGTATTAGCATCTGGGTTATTCTTATAACCATTCGTCACATTGGGACCCTTAATACAAACCTCACCGTTAACCTCAGCCTCCAAGACCCGGCCCGTTTCATCCAATATGCGCATCTCTTGCCCCACGGGCTTTCCAACGGACCCGGCCTTGTGGGGCCCATCTTCCGGCAACGGATTCGAAGCCATTAAATGAGAGGCTTCCGTCATCGCATAAGCCTCCAAAACCGGTGCACCGAAAGCCTCCTCCAACCGACCCAGAATAGCCGGTGCCAGCGACGCGCTGCAGCTACGAATAAACCGGAGCTTCGGGTAAACCGGTTCGGGGTTGTTCTGGTGGCGATCAAGTACGATCTGGTGTATCGTTGGAACCGCGGTGTACCACGTGGCGTTGTACTTGATCATGTCTTTCCAGAACGTCGACGCGGAGAATCTCCCCGCCGCCGGCAAGGCTACGGCTGCTCCGGCGCCGATAGAGCTGAGTAATCCGCAGATTAAGCCGTGGACGTGGAAGAGAGGGAGCACGATCACCGTCGAGTCTGACTCAGTGAGTCGGTACACCGATTGGATGTTGCGAACGGAGGAAAAGAGGTTGTGCTGAGTCAGCGGCACGCCCTTGGGGCGGCTCGTGGTGCCGGAGGTGTGGAGGAAGAGCGCCACGTCGGAAGGATCGTTGGTGAGTCCGGAGAGCGAGTCGTGGTCCGAGTTAGAGTCCGAGTCAGGACGGTGGCTGAGGGAGAGGGTGAATTCGGCTTCGGCTGCTTCATTATCGGCTTGTTCGGGTGTATTTAATGAAGCCGCGGCGCAAGGGATGGTGAGCTTGGAAGCCGCGGCTTGAGCCGGCTTGATTCCTTCAGAAGAAGTTACTAGAAGTTTGGATTCTGAGTCTGATAAATAAAACTCGAACTCTTCCGCAGTGTACGCGGGGTTAAGTGGCGCTGCAGTCGCACGCGCTCGAATAACAGCTAAGAAGGTTATCACAAActgcaaaatattaaaaattaataaataatatttaatttgttgaacaaaataaaatggaacaaagaaaatataaaaaatatttaatttgagaGGCGAACCTCGACGGTGTTGGGGAAGGTGAGAGCCACGACATCGCCGGGCTTGATGCCAGCAGAGATGAGGCGGTTGGCTGCGATATCGACGAGATGTTGGAGGCGGGAGTGGGTGAGATCAAACTTGCCGGCGACAGAGATGGCGCGACGCGAGGGGAAGGTATCGGCTGCCCGGCGGAGAAGTCCGGTGAGAGTGGAGGAGGCAGATTGTTCCATTGGTGTGGGTTGTTAATGAGAGAATATGGGTAGCGTTGTGTTGTGTTTTGTTGATGGAATATGGAGATGGGTGAcgtctatatatatgtgtgtgtagaGTTTAGAATAGAATATGATATGATAGGAAACAGGGGCGGTGACATGTGATAGGTGATAGAGAAGAACAAATTTGGTACGTGGAAGGGAACAAGGGATCGTCTATGTGGAAGGTGCATGCTAACACTTCAGTGCATACTGCATAGTCAATTCTCCTGTTGCTACTACTACCCACAATCTCTTTTCTCTCAATTGGTCTCCATTTATTctgtgaaaatataaaaaaatatatgttttttaaGTAATCGgtatttttttttccctttttcctttttaattataaGAACTTGTAAttcttttagaatttaaattttaaaatttaaaaatttgtcttATATTGACTAAAAAATCAATTCCTTATTACATTTTTTTAACAAATGTATTTTTAtgtatgtaaatataataattagatCTAGTAGTATGTGAAATTAcgtaaacaaaaatataacaaattttgTTTTGATCATGTATGTATTAGCCTATTTTCTCTTTAAGCTAAAAGAAGTTAATAGTAAAATAATTCATCAAGtttgaaaagttaaaagaaactaataaaatatacaaaagaaaTTAATTAAGAAATTTTCACTCATTATTGCATATGAAAATAACCAATTAAAAACTTGTACATCAATATTAATACACATATAGAATCTTGCTAGGAACTAATGAGATATCtgtataatgtgtataatgaGCTAATTATTTAGTCTAAtaaggataaataataaaaatctgtccacaaattattctaaattcaaaaattcttatttaattatttcacattgaattttaaattttaaattttttaattttaaatttaaaatttttaaaaaattcaattaattatttcaaaaaattaatcatcCAAAATCTTAATTTATCAAAACATTTCATTCCAATACCCTCTTCTTTTTCAATCGGCGGCCACTcccaccttcatcaataatcatcccattcacccttagtaaaaataatcatccacttaaaaataaaaataatcatttgcatacttaatgaattgaacatccaacatattttaattatatataaccaaactcaatccaatcaaaataatcatctacataaaaattaaaataattattcgcATACCTATtaaaatgaccatcctaaattggccattaaatacattaaaatatttcatttatatgaaaaataaacaTTTACATGCATATATAAAACTTTCGCTACATACGGTCTCCCAATAAAGAATCCCTTCCGCTAAATACAGTCTCCCAACAAAGAATTTCTTCCTATTGGTTGCTTCAAAGGAAGTGTCACTTCAAGTAGGTTTATGTAAAGGACTTTCGAAGACACCAATATTTTGCTTcttggtatttttttttctctggCCTTCGCTTAAAACACCACAACATAAAAATACAAAcgcctaataaaataaatatcaaaagaCCAGCACCAGCAATCCAAATGATATTCTTAGCCAATAGCCATAAATGACTTCCTAACATTTGCAAGCATTGATACACCTGGGAAAGAAGGACTATTTGCTACTCTCCATGGTGATATGAAATATGACAAAAAGGCCAAAACCCAAAAAATTATATGATATGAAATATGAATATAAGTACGCAAATTAGCTATCTCAAACCTTATAAATCTTTACAGAGTGActctgaaaaaaatataatatggcAGTAAATAATATCcacaataaattataaaaaacatCTCTGAGGTACGGCCAAAGAAGCTATAAtcagaattaaaataattgttatagaagaaaaaatgaaaacaaacaaGACAAACTTTTAAAACAACTATAAATCACAAGATTTCCTTCCACGATGAAGGGTCTTCTACGATGGGATAACAATAAACCACACACCCATCTGCTAATAACCATGAAGATTAAACTAGTAGCATGATCCACTAATTaaacacaacaacaattaaaaacCAAACATTGACGGTGTTCTCAGGCTTTGGCGACCCGATCTTTGTGGCTCGTCTGCCTCGCCTTCTTCTTTGCTAAGGGATTCATTAAATTCGGTCTTGGAAACTGCGTCGTGTACTAATTCGTCTCACTCTTTGGAAGCTCCTCGTTGGGGTTAGGGTACAGCTTGGTCTTCAGCGgcaccagagagagagagagagagagagagagagagagagagagagagagagagagagagagagagagagagagaggtgttcATAACTGTTTGGAATTCTTATTTACTTtgtatttaaaattagaaataattttgtaattaattaatttaattatcatttaatgttaatttcaaaaatactcttattgtacacattgtatattaattatattggCTCCTCATACATTAATTTAAGATAATAGAGATAAAGTATGTAATATAATAGATTAAGATCAAGATAAAAAAGATCAAGTCACACTTGTTAAGTGACAGTTAAGTCTAACctatcttgtttttaattttgttaattctaTTTTAACAGAATTGTAGTAGCTTGCTATATATATAGCAAAGTTGCCTCATATATTGTATAACATCCAATTACTCAATGATAGATAGATAATTCACTTCATCTCTCTGTTCCATTGAACACTCTTTCATGGTATCAAGAGCATAGGTGAGAGATCCATGGCTTCAATCCCTCATTAGAACCCACCcactcctttttcttcttcttcttcttctcctttttctcaaCCCTTTACTGCACCTGTTCTTGACAAATTGACTAAAAACACCTTTTGAACCTGGCAGAAGCTTGCCCTTCACGTTATCAATGCTAATGGTCTTACTGATCATCTTTCTGCTGACAAGATTTCATTACAATTTGAATCTGAATCTGCCAGAGAAGCGGGTACAGAATCAAAGGCTTATACTACTTGGAAGCAAAAAGATGATTACCTTATGACATGGCTCCTTTCTTCTCTGGACCTCACATTTAAGAATCGAATGCTGGTTTGCAAGTATGCGCATTAAGCTTGGACAACTATCATTGAATATTTTGCAAAGACCTCCAAGATCAAGATTCAGCAATTAAAGAATGAATTGAAGTCGGTAAAGAAACAAGGTATGACAACAAATGAGTATTTCAAAAAGATTCGAACAATTGTTGATTCCATGGCATTAATAGGCTATACTCTTTTCCTAGAAGATCACATATCAGCCATTATAGATGGTCTTAATGAAGACTATGCTTTGTATCTCTCAACAGTAATGGAAAAATCTGAATCCATTACTCTTATTGAAGCTGAAGCACTTCTTCTTGGACATGAAGAAATGATTGAAAGATTTAAAAAGACTGCTTTGGGAACGATACAAGCACACTATACTCAATCACCATCTTCCTTTCCTAGACCACCAAATACCACAAATTATGCTCTAAGAAGAGGTCGAGGAGGAATAAATTCTAACAGAGGCAGGTTTGCAAATTCTGTTTCTAGACCGATTTGTCAAGTCTGTGAAAGGACAGGACATACTGCACTCATGTTTTCATCGCTTTGATCAACAATATCAAGCTCCATCTTCTAATGCAAGAGCACCAATTCAATCTGGAATCTTGCTACCCCCTACTACCTATTACAATCCAAGGACTTACATGGCTGCTCCATCCACTTTCTCAAATACAAGCTGGCTTCCTGACATGGGGGCAAGCAATCATGTCACAAATGATGCACACTCTATTTTGGCTCCCTTTGAATTTCTTGGTACAGACCAACTCCTTCTAGGTAATGGATCAGTTAGTAGTATCTCTCATGTTGGACACTCATATTTAGTGAATTTAGCTTCAAAGAAACGTTTTCTTTTGAATCAGCTTTTACTTGTTCCTGAAATTACACAAAATTTAGTGAGTGTACACAAGTTTGCCACTGATAATGTTTGATTTTTTGAGTTTCATCCTAAGTTTGTTATGTGAAATCTCAGGACACTCAGGAGATTCTTTTACAAGGAGCTCCATATAATGGGGTGTACAAGTTTGATAACATTGCTGTCACAAAATCTACACCTAAGAATAGTCATATATTTTCACCAAATTCTATCTCATGTATTTTAGTACCTACTACTTATGCTTTCTAATTAGATACTTACAATTTATGGCACAAACATTTTGGTCATTGTGCATCTAAGATTGTTGTTTCTGTAATGAACAAGTGTAATCTACTCATTTCCTCTGCTTCAATAAAATCTGGTGTTTGTGAACATTGTTGTCAGGCTAAAATGCACTTGTTGCCTTATCAATTAGATGAATTCCATTTTCATGCTCCTTTAGAAATGGTTTACAGTGACATTTGGGGCCCTGCACCATATACATCCTATCATGGTTTCACatattatatttcttttgtggATGCTTTCACTCGATATACTTGCATTTATGTACTTCATACCAAATCACAAGCTTTTCAAGCCTTCCTTCAGTACAAAGCTGAAATTGAAACTTTCACTGGTTTAAAATTGAAACAACTGCAGACTTATCATGGCAGGGAGTATCTCTCCAATGCCTTCACACAATATCTAGCTCAAGAAGGTATATCTCATCGCTTCTCCTACCCTTGTACTCATCAACAAAATAGGAGAACAGAGAGAAAGCATAGACATGTGACTGAAGTAGGCTTGGCACTTTTAGCCACTGCCTCAATCCCTTTAATTCACTGGGATGATGCTTTTATTTCTGCAACATATATTATtaatagactcccttcttctaatactaataatcTATCCCCATTTGAACTTTTACATCATCATCCACCTGATTACTCCGTTTTGAAGACTTTTGGTTGTGCTGCTTTTCCTTGTATGAAACCTTATAATACtcataaattagattttaaatcacAATTCTCTGTATTTTTGGGTTATTCTCCTCACCATAAAGGCTACAAATGCCTAACTAGAGAAGGGTAAGGTTATTATTACAAGACATGTCTTGTTTGATGAAAACAGATTTTCTTATGCTCAACTTTTTCCACTTCAGAAGCCCTCTTCACCATTTGGTCAGTTTTCTCATACAAATCTTCCTTTACCTCTTATATCATTTCCTCCATTCTCTTCAAGTATGACACAATCTTTGTCATCTTCTTCTGCCAATCCTGTCCTTGAGACTACTATTGCTTCCATTCAGAACTCCGAACCTATCACTCCCCTTCCAACATCACAAGTGAAATCTGCTCAGCCACACCAATCTCTACATCCTCACAACAACTCCATCACTGACACTATTATTCAATTTGAAAACTCTCCTCCTACTAAAATTTCACTTAGGCTGTATCAGCTCCTACCTTTGAGAAGTTTCGTTTCAAACTCAAGGTTATTTCTAAAATTGCCATGAGTTTGAGGGAGGGTAATAGAGATAaagtatataatataatagaTCAAGATCAAGTCACACTTGTTAAGTGACAGTTAAGCCTAGCCTATCTTGTTTTCAATAATTCTGTTATTTTTGTTTCAACAGAATTGTGGTagcttgctatatatatatagcagAGTTGCCTCATATATTGTATAATATCTAATTACTCAATGATAGATAGACAATTCAGTTCATCTCTCTATTCCATTGAACACTCTTTcacaagagtttaattttaatgtactgttAATATAAAATGTCTTATATGACTAAATCTTTATTTCGGTTTCTGAGATTCACATcgatttttgttttgatttccaaaatttaattttttttacaacagAATCCCAAAACAGTTTTGAATATCATTTTAGTTCCTAGCTTCTTTTCAGCGTTAAATTAACGAATCAAATGCTTATATGGCAATATTTTATCACGCTGGACACTGTAATAGGTAAGTAATGTGA
Encoded here:
- the LOC112751804 gene encoding oxalate--CoA ligase: MEQSASSTLTGLLRRAADTFPSRRAISVAGKFDLTHSRLQHLVDIAANRLISAGIKPGDVVALTFPNTVEFVITFLAVIRARATAAPLNPAYTAEEFEFYLSDSESKLLVTSSEGIKPAQAAASKLTIPCAAASLNTPEQADNEAAEAEFTLSLSHRPDSDSNSDHDSLSGLTNDPSDVALFLHTSGTTSRPKGVPLTQHNLFSSVRNIQSVYRLTESDSTVIVLPLFHVHGLICGLLSSIGAGAAVALPAAGRFSASTFWKDMIKYNATWYTAVPTIHQIVLDRHQNNPEPVYPKLRFIRSCSASLAPAILGRLEEAFGAPVLEAYAMTEASHLMASNPLPEDGPHKAGSVGKPVGQEMRILDETGRVLEAEVNGEVCIKGPNVTNGYKNNPDANTAAFQFDWFHTGDLGYFDSDGYLHIVGRIKELINRGGEKISPIEVDAVLLSHPDIAQAVAFGVPDDKYGEEINCAIIPREGSNIDEEEVLRFSKKNLASFKVPKKVFITDSLPKTATGKILRRLVAEHFVSQK